CGCGGGCGCTGGCGGCAGCGGAAGCACGTGGCCGCAGCCTCGGCGACGAACTGGGCCGGGCCTGAGCGTCGGCGCGCAACAAGGAGAACAATCGGAATGCTCGCAGGTCTGCTGATCCTGATCCTCAAGGCGGTGGGAAGCTTCGTCACATCCCTGTTGCTGGTGCGCGCACTGATGCGCTGGCAACGCCTGTCCTTCATCAACCCGCTCGGCCACTTCATCCTCGCCACGACCGACTGGGCAGTACGTCCGGCGCAGAAGGTGTTCGGGTCACAGGGCGGCTTCGACCTTTCCTGCATCGTGCCCGCCTGGCTGGTCGAGTGCCTCGTCGTCGGCGTGGTGCTGCTGTTCGCCTGGCCCTACGCCAACCCGCTGGATCTGCTCGGCAATACACTGCTGACCGGCAGCATCGGTTTGCTGATGAGCCTCGTGCGGCTGGTGATGGTGGTGGTGATCGTGGCGGCGGTGCTGTCCTGGGTGAACCCGCGCGCGCCGATCGCGCCACTGGTGAATGGCCTCGCACGCCCCTTCCTGCTGCCCTTGCAGCGGCGCATGCCGCCGGTGGGCGGTGTCGATCTGTCGCCGCTGGTGTTGCTGCTGGTGCTGCAGGTAATCGCCTATCTGTTGATGGCGGTGGCGCCCGCCAGCATTGCATTGATGTGAGCTGGCTGACGCTGCGCGGCGACGGCAGCGCGCTGCTATCGCTGCACATCCAGCCTGGCGCGAGCCGCACTGAAATCGCCGGCCTGCATGGCGATGCGCTGAAGATCCGCCTTGCCGCCCCGCCGGTGGATGGCAAGGCCAACGCCGCGCTGCTGGCCTTCATCGCGGACACGCTCGATCTGCCCAAACGTGCCGTCACGCTGGAATCGGGCGCCAGTTCGCGACAGAAGCGCGTGCGCGTCGAGGGTGCCGACCCCGTCAGGTTGGCCAGCCTCGCGCCCGTCTGACGGGAACCTGGCCGCGGCCCACAGCATCCAACCCAACAAGCCGCCACTCGCTTGCCGTGTGGCATCAAAGGAATCCAGCATGAGCATCCCGGTCGACGATCCCTTCACACTTTTCGGCGAATGGCTCAACGAAGCCACCGCAAGCGAGCCGAACGACCCCAACGCCATGGCGCTCTCGACCGTCGGCCCGGATGGCATGCCGTCCTGCCGCATGGTGTTGTTGAAGGATTTTGACGAAAACGGCTTCGTCTTCTACACCAACCTTGGTAGCCAGAAAGCGCGGGAACTCACCGCCCACCCGATGGCCGCCCTGCTGTTTCACTGGAAAAGCCTGCAGCGTCAGGTTCGGGTGCAGGGCACGATCACGCCGGTCAGCGCCGAAGAAGCCGACGCCTACTTCGCCAGCCGCGCCCGCGATTCACGCATCGGGGCGTGGGCTTCGAAGCAATCGCAGCCGATGGAAGGCCGCTGGGAGCTGGAAAAACGCGTCGCCGCCTTTGCACTCAAATTCGGCATCGGCGAGATTCCGCGCCCGGAGTTCTGGTCAGGCTTTCGTCTGACGCCGCGCGTGATCGAGTTCTGGAAAGCCGGCGCCTTCCGCTTGCACGACCGCGTGCGGCTTGAGCGCCAGCCCGATGGCGCCTGGCGGGGCACCCCGCTGTTTCCCTGATGTGAGGAGGCCGACATGGCGCAATACTTGGCGAAGGCATTGGCCGTAGTGGTGTTGCTGAACCTGAGTAGCGCCGCACTCGCGCTCGGGCGCGCAGACGTCGTGTGTCCGGCCTCGTTCGACCCTAGCGCAGCGCCGCCCACAGGCTGGAAGCGCCATGATCCGCAAGCCGGCGACGGCGGCCTTACAAACCTCGAAGGTGTGGCGATCTACACCACGTCCCCCGCCGACGGCTTCGCGCCGCTCAAGCCGGAGAACGCCCCGGCCACGAGCACCAGTGACACCTGGTACATCGCGCGCGGCCCACACAGCGCGGGCCCGATGCTCTATGTGGCCTGCCGCTATTCCGGCACCGCGTCGATGCTCTTTCAGGCGCTGCCGCCCGGGCTTAACGAATGCGTCGCAAAGCGCAAGATCGAACCTGGTCAGGGGCTCAAGGTGGCCTGCAACAGCCGCCGCTGATGCGCCACGGAGCCGCGCGCGGGTGCCGACGTGACCTGCGCCGCGCAATCGATGCTAGCGACATTTACGCGGCGCCCGTTCTTACGCATGATTACGGCAGTTTTGCCAGAATCATCAACGGACCGCGCGTCCATCCGAGGTCGATCGCATGCTCGATTTTTCTTCAGGCGCCTGGCTGGAAAGCTGGAGTGCATTCACCGACATGATGTCGGGCTACGGCTACCTGATCGCCGTGCTGATGGGCCTCGCCCTGATCTTCTTCGCGTGTTCACCGCTCTTCCGCAACCAGCCGCTGACGCCGACCGAACAGAAGGAAGCCGCGCCGGCGGTGCCGCATCAGCGATCGGTGCTGGTGGTCGACGATTCAGCGGTGGTCCGCAGCAAACTGAAAAAACTGCTGGAATCGGAAGGCTACGCCGTCACGCTGGCGGAAGACGGCCTCGCCGCCGACGAGATCCTGACCCGCCAGCGCTTTCACCTGCTGATCACCGATCTCGAGATGCCGCGCATGGACGGCTTCCAGTTGATCGCCTCGGTGCAGGGCAGCCTTGAGACCGAGAACCTGCCGATCATCGCAATCACCGGCCATGAAGACCTGCAGGCGCGGGTGCGCGACTGTGAAGGGGTTTTCGGCTTCTTCCAGAAGCCTTGGCATGACCGTGAGTTACTCAAGCGCGTCGACGCGCTGACCCGCCTCGCCGAGTTGCCAAAGCGCCAGAACGGCGACGACGACTGAGCGGCTTTCGGCGCGCCGCTCAGGCTTCCGGCAGCGGCGGGTACTTCTTTGCGTTGAGCGCGATCTTGTCGCGCACGGCCGCATCCACGTCGATCTTCAAGACCATCGCCAGCCGCATCAGGTAGAGCAGCACGTCGGCTACTTCTTGCCGTACATGCTCGGCCTTGTCACCCTGCATGATCGCCTCGGCCTGCGCGT
This region of Niveibacterium umoris genomic DNA includes:
- a CDS encoding YggT family protein encodes the protein MLAGLLILILKAVGSFVTSLLLVRALMRWQRLSFINPLGHFILATTDWAVRPAQKVFGSQGGFDLSCIVPAWLVECLVVGVVLLFAWPYANPLDLLGNTLLTGSIGLLMSLVRLVMVVVIVAAVLSWVNPRAPIAPLVNGLARPFLLPLQRRMPPVGGVDLSPLVLLLVLQVIAYLLMAVAPASIALM
- a CDS encoding DUF167 domain-containing protein — its product is MDVSWLTLRGDGSALLSLHIQPGASRTEIAGLHGDALKIRLAAPPVDGKANAALLAFIADTLDLPKRAVTLESGASSRQKRVRVEGADPVRLASLAPV
- the pdxH gene encoding pyridoxamine 5'-phosphate oxidase, yielding MSIPVDDPFTLFGEWLNEATASEPNDPNAMALSTVGPDGMPSCRMVLLKDFDENGFVFYTNLGSQKARELTAHPMAALLFHWKSLQRQVRVQGTITPVSAEEADAYFASRARDSRIGAWASKQSQPMEGRWELEKRVAAFALKFGIGEIPRPEFWSGFRLTPRVIEFWKAGAFRLHDRVRLERQPDGAWRGTPLFP
- a CDS encoding STY0301 family protein, which produces MAQYLAKALAVVVLLNLSSAALALGRADVVCPASFDPSAAPPTGWKRHDPQAGDGGLTNLEGVAIYTTSPADGFAPLKPENAPATSTSDTWYIARGPHSAGPMLYVACRYSGTASMLFQALPPGLNECVAKRKIEPGQGLKVACNSRR
- a CDS encoding response regulator, with protein sequence MLDFSSGAWLESWSAFTDMMSGYGYLIAVLMGLALIFFACSPLFRNQPLTPTEQKEAAPAVPHQRSVLVVDDSAVVRSKLKKLLESEGYAVTLAEDGLAADEILTRQRFHLLITDLEMPRMDGFQLIASVQGSLETENLPIIAITGHEDLQARVRDCEGVFGFFQKPWHDRELLKRVDALTRLAELPKRQNGDDD
- a CDS encoding nucleotide pyrophosphohydrolase is translated as MKLIDTAALEARLADFARERDWDRFHNPRNLILALTGEVGELAEIFQWLTDAQAEAIMQGDKAEHVRQEVADVLLYLMRLAMVLKIDVDAAVRDKIALNAKKYPPLPEA